One genomic segment of Misgurnus anguillicaudatus chromosome 23, ASM2758022v2, whole genome shotgun sequence includes these proteins:
- the LOC141359614 gene encoding CD48 antigen-like codes for MWIYMFLVCVTDVFGVDEVKSVSVKEGDSVTLHTDITQIQKNIQFLWTFDQNRLAEIITRDQIKSVFVSEDGIFRDHLQMNNQTGSLTITNIRTEHTGLYKLQIIRDKISFTSFTVIVYAPLPVPVITRDSSQCSSSSSTSNCSLLCSVMNMRDVSLSWYKGNSLLSSISVSDLNIRLSLPLEVEYQDTNTYSCVLNNTITNQTQHLNINHVCQTCSERTQNVRDAAERAGKYEVDYQKQWIFKRAVTEHFDFGERGTSAD; via the exons atgtgtttggtgttgatgaagtgaagtcagtgtcagtgaaggagggagattctgttactctacacactgataTTACTCAAATACAGAAAAACATACAATTTCTCTGGACTTTTGACCAAAATCGTCTAGCTGAAATCATTACAAGGGACCAGATAAAGTCTGTGTTTGTCAGTGAGGATGGGATATTTAGAGATCATCTACAGATGAACAATCAAACTGGatctctcaccatcacaaacatcagaactgaacacactggactttataAACTACAGATTATCAGAGACAAGATATCATTCACAAGTTTTACTGTTATTGTCTATG CTCCTCTGCCCGTTCCTGTCATCACCAGAGACTCATCACAAtgttcttcatcatcatcaacctCAAACTGTTCCTTATTGTGTTCAGTGATGAATAtgagagatgtgagtctgtcctggtacaaaggaaacagtttattgtccagcatcagtgtgtctgatctcaacatcagactctctctacctctggaggttgaatatcaggatacaaacacatacagctgtgtactcaacaataccatcacaaaccaaactcaacatctcaacatcaATCATGTCTGTCAGACATGTTCAG AGCGGACACAGAATgtgagagatgctgcggagcgggcggGAAAATACGAAGTGGATTACCAGAAACAGTGGATCTTTAAACGAGCGGTAACAGAACACTTTGACTTTGGCGAGAGGGGCACCTCAGCCGATTAG